A single Anatilimnocola floriformis DNA region contains:
- a CDS encoding MBL fold metallo-hydrolase, which yields MPKPLLTTDIRGQFILLGTGTSVGVPSLGCGCEVCTSTDPRDKRTRASAIIGLPEGNLLIDTGPDLRFQLLREGVGIVHAVVYTHEHADHLFGLDDLRLFPFYLGHPIPLYCEEPVERRIRRAFDYAFADESHYTHSGAAPQLSIQPLDLSPHQILGGEILPLRLQHGPRFEVMGFRVGNIAYCTDTNHIPGDTMAQLRGLDVLIIDALRWRPHVTHFSVEEALAVAEQLKPKRTIFTHICHDLGHAETNSRLPPGVEMGYDGMKIPLT from the coding sequence GTGCCAAAACCTCTCCTCACTACCGACATTCGCGGCCAGTTCATTCTACTAGGAACTGGCACGAGCGTCGGCGTGCCTTCGCTGGGGTGTGGGTGCGAGGTTTGCACGAGTACCGATCCGCGCGACAAGCGGACGCGGGCGAGCGCGATCATCGGTTTACCCGAGGGGAACCTGCTGATCGATACCGGCCCCGACTTGCGGTTTCAATTGCTGCGTGAGGGGGTCGGCATCGTGCATGCGGTGGTCTACACCCACGAGCATGCCGATCATCTGTTCGGCCTCGATGATCTGCGGCTGTTTCCTTTTTATCTTGGGCATCCGATTCCGCTCTATTGCGAAGAGCCCGTCGAGCGCCGCATTCGCCGTGCGTTCGACTATGCCTTTGCCGATGAATCGCACTACACCCACAGCGGCGCTGCGCCGCAGCTGTCGATCCAGCCGCTGGATCTTTCGCCGCACCAAATTCTCGGCGGTGAGATCCTGCCGCTGCGGTTGCAGCATGGCCCGCGGTTTGAGGTGATGGGTTTTCGCGTCGGCAACATCGCCTACTGCACCGATACCAATCACATTCCCGGCGACACGATGGCCCAGCTGCGAGGGCTCGATGTGCTGATCATCGACGCGCTCCGCTGGCGGCCGCACGTCACGCATTTTTCGGTGGAAGAAGCCCTCGCCGTCGCCGAACAACTGAAGCCCAAGCGAACCATCTTCACCCACATCTGCCATGACCTGGGACATGCGGAGACAAACTCCCGCCTGCCGCCGGGAGTCGAAATGGGTTACGACGGCATGAAAATTCCGCTTACGTAA
- the map gene encoding type I methionyl aminopeptidase, with product MLYNRKRRLKLDEAERQQMRAAGQFNARLMDEVRAMIKPGVTTNDIDRLISTYTQDHGHRCATLGYAGQHGPYPKSCCTSINDVICHGIPSDYALREGDIVNVDMTSIVDGWHGDSSETFLIEPVSDLARKVTQCSFDCLWAAIDAIKPGSRVSEIGEAICRNARKNTFSVVQEYVGHGVGRQFHQPPTIPHDPTSSPEARRQRLEPGVCFTIEPMINTGTRDTLLSKRDGWTVRTKDGGLSAQFEHTILMTENGPEPLTVPPNGPQRGHKF from the coding sequence ATGCTTTACAACCGCAAACGCCGCCTGAAACTCGATGAAGCCGAGCGGCAACAGATGCGCGCTGCCGGCCAGTTCAACGCCCGCCTGATGGACGAAGTCCGCGCGATGATCAAGCCCGGCGTCACGACCAACGACATCGACCGCCTGATCAGCACGTACACCCAAGACCATGGCCATCGCTGCGCCACGCTCGGTTACGCCGGCCAGCATGGGCCTTATCCGAAGAGCTGCTGCACGAGCATCAACGACGTGATCTGCCACGGCATTCCGTCGGACTATGCTCTCCGCGAAGGGGACATTGTGAATGTCGACATGACGTCGATCGTCGACGGCTGGCACGGCGACTCATCCGAAACGTTTTTGATCGAGCCCGTGAGCGATCTCGCTCGCAAGGTCACGCAGTGCTCGTTCGATTGCTTGTGGGCCGCGATCGACGCCATCAAGCCCGGCAGCCGCGTTTCCGAAATCGGCGAAGCCATTTGCCGCAACGCCCGCAAGAACACGTTCTCCGTCGTGCAAGAATACGTCGGTCACGGCGTCGGTCGGCAGTTCCATCAGCCACCGACCATCCCGCACGATCCCACATCGTCGCCCGAAGCACGTCGCCAACGTCTCGAGCCCGGCGTGTGTTTCACCATCGAGCCGATGATCAACACTGGCACCCGCGATACGCTGCTGAGCAAGCGCGACGGCTGGACAGTGCGCACGAAAGACGGCGGCCTGAGCGCCCAATTCGAGCACACCATTCTGATGACGGAAAACGGTCCGGAACCACTGACCGTGCCGCCGAATGGGCCGCAGCGCGGGCACAAGTTCTAA
- a CDS encoding DUF3592 domain-containing protein → MALEPQREVPAELRSEIIQINALIFGGPVLLLFLLYALRLCGIDPLNKRGDEEGVSSNLYLAFAIIGTLICVPWCLWRIRKSLYLARYGVEVIGQMTSIGLVQMKGMRSMHYRYTYLRSTYAGATEIVASAVERYQQSPQIRLLVDPAKPQRAMLYNEVLGPGL, encoded by the coding sequence ATGGCTTTGGAACCGCAACGAGAAGTGCCTGCCGAGCTGCGCAGTGAGATCATCCAGATCAACGCATTGATCTTTGGCGGACCAGTCTTGTTGCTGTTCCTCCTCTACGCGCTAAGGCTGTGTGGGATTGATCCGCTGAATAAACGCGGTGATGAAGAAGGAGTTTCCTCCAATCTTTACCTGGCGTTTGCCATCATCGGCACGCTGATTTGCGTTCCCTGGTGCTTGTGGCGAATTCGCAAGTCGCTGTATCTGGCCCGCTACGGCGTGGAAGTGATCGGCCAGATGACGAGCATCGGTTTGGTGCAAATGAAGGGGATGCGGTCGATGCACTACCGCTACACTTACCTGCGTAGCACCTATGCCGGCGCTACCGAAATTGTCGCCAGCGCAGTCGAACGTTATCAGCAGTCGCCGCAGATCCGCTTGCTCGTTGATCCAGCTAAGCCGCAACGGGCAATGCTGTATAACGAGGTACTCGGGCCGGGATTGTGA
- a CDS encoding DUF1501 domain-containing protein: protein MNRHFVSSALHTRRQWLACSGGAAASLMLPQLLRARENLPATTGEKSSAPAQAAIVIYLQGGLSHYESFDPKPNAPTAWRGEFNPIATKLPGVHFAEHVPLLAARADRFNVLRSVYVDSPSHPVAIHQTLTGWDLPGADVAGKNRNITNPSIGAWVSRLRTGNRRDLPPYVAIPHDAQLGTRVRYATAGLLGAAHEAVCAGIPPDSAQGHYDPPRDLRLQPTLNGSRLDQRLSLLDSLENPQAWSQRLPSSEAYHRQALEMLTGDAAGMAFDLNRESTKLREQYGSHLWGQQTILARRLVEAGVPFTLVNYTLTQHHGQDWDTHVDNFGAMRNTLLPPMDRAVSMLLDDLADRGLLDTTLVAVFGEFGRTPQINAQGGRDHWHNVCSVMLAGGGLKRGIVFGSSTKGGDLPLDRPIPFNDVLATIYHQLGIPTDAMFRDQLDRPMPVLANGQVIRELIA, encoded by the coding sequence ATGAATCGGCACTTCGTCTCGAGTGCTCTGCACACGCGCCGGCAATGGCTGGCCTGCAGCGGCGGTGCAGCGGCATCGCTCATGCTGCCGCAACTGCTGCGAGCGCGCGAAAACTTGCCGGCAACAACGGGCGAGAAAAGTTCCGCGCCAGCCCAAGCGGCCATCGTCATCTATCTGCAGGGCGGCCTGTCGCATTACGAAAGTTTCGATCCCAAGCCCAATGCGCCGACGGCCTGGCGGGGTGAGTTCAATCCAATCGCGACGAAGTTGCCCGGCGTTCATTTTGCCGAACACGTGCCGTTGCTCGCCGCGCGGGCCGATCGATTCAATGTGCTGCGGAGCGTCTACGTCGATTCGCCTAGCCATCCCGTCGCGATCCATCAAACGCTGACCGGTTGGGATCTGCCCGGCGCGGATGTGGCGGGAAAAAATCGCAACATCACCAACCCTTCGATCGGCGCTTGGGTCTCGCGTTTGCGAACGGGCAATCGCCGCGATCTGCCGCCGTATGTCGCCATTCCTCACGATGCCCAGCTCGGCACGCGCGTTCGCTATGCCACGGCCGGTTTGCTCGGCGCTGCCCATGAAGCAGTCTGCGCGGGAATTCCACCCGATAGCGCGCAAGGCCACTACGATCCGCCGCGTGATCTGCGGCTGCAACCCACTTTGAATGGATCCCGTCTCGATCAACGATTGTCGCTGCTCGATTCGCTCGAAAATCCACAGGCCTGGTCACAGCGTCTCCCCTCGAGCGAAGCTTATCATCGCCAGGCCCTGGAGATGCTCACGGGCGACGCGGCCGGCATGGCCTTTGATCTGAATCGCGAGAGCACCAAACTTCGCGAACAGTACGGCAGTCATTTGTGGGGCCAACAAACGATTCTCGCGCGGCGGCTCGTCGAAGCGGGCGTGCCGTTCACGCTGGTGAATTACACGCTCACGCAGCATCATGGCCAGGATTGGGATACGCACGTCGACAACTTCGGCGCGATGCGGAACACGCTCCTGCCGCCGATGGACCGCGCGGTCAGCATGCTCCTCGACGATCTCGCCGACCGCGGCTTGCTCGATACAACACTCGTCGCCGTTTTCGGCGAGTTTGGCCGCACGCCGCAGATCAACGCCCAAGGAGGCCGCGATCACTGGCACAACGTTTGTTCGGTGATGCTCGCCGGCGGGGGCTTAAAACGCGGCATCGTCTTTGGCAGCAGCACGAAGGGTGGCGACCTGCCGCTCGATCGACCGATCCCGTTCAACGACGTGCTCGCCACGATCTATCACCAGTTGGGCATTCCCACCGATGCGATGTTCCGTGACCAACTCGACCGACCCATGCCGGTGCTCGCCAACGGCCAGGTGATTCGCGAACTCATTGCGTGA
- a CDS encoding FHA domain-containing protein, which translates to MSSTFALYPVLSPHPMMTIAAGEFRWHMLLGELIAGRKLAMANFYTRIDEPSGSGKESGESQPHVAFPKAVWGLEIVRGTAQQMFRPIAGPVFMIGTAADSDLVLADESFPETYLYLYVKTDEQLNETVSVRRFGVGPELLVDEVELDVAELPVGSLLEFGAYAFRLTQRTSSQPGGDGPGRGPDSNDDDEPFLPADFSAWEIDESAALDKVRALLADVRASLQTAKQHQGLKLFMGARTTPSASTSLRRQSA; encoded by the coding sequence ATGAGCTCGACCTTTGCGCTTTACCCGGTCCTGTCACCGCATCCGATGATGACGATAGCAGCGGGCGAATTCCGCTGGCACATGCTCCTCGGTGAACTGATAGCAGGGCGGAAACTGGCGATGGCGAACTTTTACACGCGGATTGACGAACCGAGCGGTTCTGGCAAAGAGTCGGGCGAATCGCAGCCGCATGTCGCGTTTCCCAAGGCCGTGTGGGGACTCGAGATTGTCCGCGGCACGGCTCAGCAGATGTTCCGTCCGATCGCCGGCCCGGTATTCATGATCGGCACCGCCGCCGACAGCGACCTGGTGTTGGCCGACGAGTCGTTTCCCGAGACGTACCTGTATCTGTACGTGAAGACCGACGAACAGCTGAACGAAACCGTCAGCGTTCGCCGCTTTGGCGTGGGGCCGGAACTGCTCGTTGACGAAGTGGAGCTCGATGTCGCGGAACTGCCGGTGGGCTCGCTGCTCGAGTTCGGCGCGTATGCATTCCGCCTGACGCAACGAACTTCTTCGCAACCCGGCGGCGATGGCCCGGGCCGCGGTCCCGATTCGAACGATGATGACGAACCATTTCTTCCGGCCGATTTTTCGGCGTGGGAAATCGACGAATCGGCTGCGCTCGATAAAGTGCGGGCGCTGCTTGCCGATGTGCGGGCCAGCCTGCAAACGGCCAAGCAGCATCAAGGTTTGAAATTGTTCATGGGCGCGCGAACCACGCCGTCGGCGAGCACGTCATTAAGAAGACAGAGCGCCTGA
- a CDS encoding TatD family hydrolase — protein MELYDTHAHLFDDQLAADVAGVIERARLARVTRILAVGTTADSSAACQQTAVQFPNVVRSSAGIHPNHAGEAQPGDWDRIVELAKLPEVIALGETGLDLYWKDCPLPLQQDYFDRHIRLSQQTGLPLVIHQRETTQEILAMLREARQRGELRGVMHSYTGTADEVKEFIALGLHISFAGMLTFKKSDDLRAVAKTIPAERLLVETDSPYLTPHPFRGQRPNEPRLVVHTAECLAEVRSLSLGELAALTTANAQRLFTRR, from the coding sequence ATGGAACTCTACGACACCCATGCGCACCTCTTCGACGATCAGCTCGCTGCTGACGTCGCCGGCGTCATCGAGCGAGCGCGACTCGCCCGCGTCACCCGCATTCTCGCCGTCGGCACGACGGCCGATTCGAGTGCAGCCTGTCAGCAAACTGCTGTGCAATTTCCGAATGTGGTCCGCAGTTCGGCCGGCATTCATCCCAATCATGCCGGCGAAGCGCAACCGGGTGACTGGGATCGTATCGTTGAACTCGCCAAGCTTCCCGAGGTCATCGCTCTCGGCGAAACCGGCCTCGATCTCTATTGGAAAGATTGTCCGCTGCCGCTGCAGCAGGATTATTTCGATCGTCACATTCGCTTGTCGCAGCAGACGGGCTTGCCTCTCGTGATTCACCAGCGCGAGACGACGCAGGAAATTCTTGCCATGCTCCGCGAAGCGCGGCAGCGCGGTGAACTCCGCGGCGTGATGCATTCGTATACGGGAACTGCCGACGAGGTGAAAGAGTTCATCGCGCTCGGCCTGCACATCAGTTTCGCCGGCATGCTGACGTTCAAGAAGTCGGATGATCTGCGAGCGGTGGCAAAGACGATTCCCGCCGAGCGCTTGCTGGTCGAAACCGACTCCCCTTATCTCACGCCGCATCCGTTTCGCGGTCAGCGGCCGAACGAGCCGCGACTGGTCGTGCATACGGCCGAGTGCCTGGCCGAAGTTCGTTCGTTGTCGCTCGGCGAGTTGGCAGCGCTCACCACGGCCAATGCTCAGCGACTCTTCACGCGGCGATAA
- a CDS encoding NADH-quinone oxidoreductase subunit N has product MNLHQLVSELIIDTKGSPDGSFLSIAPDSSLSVFTPELIICATILLMLLVRLFEAGRRFNTGYIALAGSLIALYFAAPGSLFSLPTSADVAKPTDIVRMEIFTGMLVYDAFSVYVRAALLLFAALFVIFTWLSGIPDLEDGPDIYTLVLGATLGMCLMASANHLLTIFLAVEMASVPSYVLAGLLKGRRVSSEAALKYSIYGAGTAGVMLYGISLLAGLLNTAHLPTMAATIAQRLSTEGGFLPSEMMVLALGGLMLSVGLAFKLSAVPFHFWCPDVFEGATAEVNAFLSVASKAGALALLVRVTIGLGIIAPPGVYPGQRTAGLQKQPPAVNVTMAANAENLQVKFQQPEATAEKSEAKESAKESAKAEAAPAPVVVEKSPSIVRAEANARLSPVRWFIARLVALFAVVTCTFGNLAAYGQNNIKRLFAYSTIAHAGYMLMAIPAVMVLAGTGNGGAERAIAALGIYIAVYLFMNLAAFAVIAFLRNAMRSEDLADYAGLLKRCPLTVICFSLILFSLVGLPPLSGFIGKFAIFASLVEAYQAAGKDGFFLLLLIVIGGLNTAISLFYYLRVVKIMTIDEEPRDRRPFVFSDVSLASAYLWVLALPTLGLIINWEGLNRLALAAASQLF; this is encoded by the coding sequence GTGAATCTTCATCAACTAGTCAGCGAATTGATCATCGATACCAAGGGCTCGCCCGATGGCAGCTTCTTGTCGATCGCGCCCGATTCGAGCCTGTCCGTGTTTACGCCTGAGCTGATCATCTGTGCGACGATCCTGCTCATGTTGTTGGTTCGGCTGTTCGAAGCCGGTCGCCGGTTCAACACCGGTTACATCGCGCTGGCGGGAAGCTTGATCGCGTTGTACTTCGCCGCTCCGGGCAGCTTGTTCTCGCTGCCGACAAGTGCTGATGTTGCCAAGCCCACAGACATCGTGCGGATGGAAATCTTCACGGGCATGCTCGTGTATGACGCTTTCTCCGTCTACGTGCGGGCCGCGCTCCTGTTGTTCGCCGCCCTGTTTGTGATTTTCACTTGGCTGTCGGGCATTCCTGATCTAGAGGATGGCCCCGACATTTACACGCTCGTGCTGGGCGCCACGCTCGGCATGTGCTTGATGGCATCGGCCAATCACTTGCTGACGATCTTCCTCGCCGTCGAAATGGCGAGCGTGCCGTCCTATGTGCTGGCTGGTTTGCTGAAGGGTCGACGAGTTTCTAGCGAAGCGGCTCTGAAGTATTCGATCTATGGCGCTGGCACCGCAGGTGTGATGCTTTACGGCATTAGCTTGCTCGCCGGTTTGCTCAATACCGCTCACCTGCCGACCATGGCAGCGACGATTGCTCAGCGACTCTCGACCGAGGGTGGCTTCCTGCCGAGCGAAATGATGGTGCTGGCCCTCGGCGGCTTGATGCTCAGCGTCGGCTTGGCGTTCAAGTTATCGGCCGTGCCGTTCCACTTCTGGTGCCCGGACGTCTTCGAAGGGGCCACCGCCGAAGTGAATGCGTTTTTGAGCGTTGCCTCCAAGGCCGGTGCTCTCGCGTTGCTCGTCCGCGTGACGATCGGCCTCGGCATCATTGCTCCCCCAGGTGTTTATCCTGGTCAACGGACGGCTGGTCTGCAAAAGCAACCACCAGCCGTGAATGTGACGATGGCAGCCAACGCTGAGAACCTGCAAGTCAAGTTCCAGCAGCCCGAAGCAACCGCCGAAAAGTCGGAAGCCAAAGAATCGGCCAAAGAATCGGCCAAGGCTGAAGCCGCTCCCGCTCCGGTTGTTGTGGAGAAGTCGCCGTCGATCGTGCGAGCCGAAGCAAATGCCCGGCTGTCGCCGGTCCGCTGGTTCATCGCTCGCCTGGTCGCTCTGTTCGCCGTGGTTACTTGCACCTTCGGCAACCTCGCCGCTTATGGTCAAAACAACATCAAGCGGCTGTTCGCTTACAGCACCATTGCTCACGCTGGTTACATGTTGATGGCGATTCCCGCCGTGATGGTTCTCGCGGGCACTGGCAATGGCGGTGCCGAACGGGCGATCGCTGCCCTGGGCATTTATATCGCGGTCTATCTGTTCATGAACCTCGCGGCCTTCGCCGTGATTGCCTTCCTGCGGAACGCGATGCGGAGCGAAGACCTTGCCGATTACGCCGGTCTGCTCAAGCGGTGCCCGCTGACGGTCATCTGCTTCTCGCTCATCCTGTTCAGCTTGGTTGGTTTGCCGCCGCTGTCGGGCTTCATCGGTAAGTTTGCGATTTTCGCCTCGCTGGTCGAAGCCTATCAAGCCGCTGGCAAGGATGGCTTCTTCCTGCTGCTGCTCATCGTGATCGGCGGTTTGAATACGGCCATCAGTCTGTTTTATTACCTCCGCGTCGTGAAGATCATGACCATCGACGAAGAGCCCCGCGATCGTCGGCCGTTCGTGTTTTCCGACGTGTCGTTGGCGAGCGCTTACCTGTGGGTTCTGGCCCTGCCGACTTTGGGTTTGATCATCAATTGGGAAGGGCTGAACCGGCTGGCGCTGGCCGCGGCCTCGCAACTCTTCTAA
- a CDS encoding complex I subunit 4 family protein: protein MDPALLLLSLIVFLPVIAAIVIAFIPANQVDGIRYVTLAATAAVLALCGFVFFGNQGTNYDIAQAQMQDTFNVGWIPSFDIEYYMGVDGISFPLVMLTAFVSLLACGASWSITKYIKGYCILFLLLETGMLGVFMALDFFLFYVFWEVMLLPMYFLIGVWGGPRKEYAAIKFFLYTLLGSVLMLIAILMLYFAGDLQTLKDQYVAQADDAERPIRWSELNLGDAVNAKLGVKTLGRGDNSVVLIRKSEGAARALEVKVAPGDVTAANFDATGNVLSLMLAKDAKAADVATAINGNAAAANIVVAKGGDGSLSTAEQAVSLPAFKVPTRDANGVPVEKVHTFNLLALAALGQHTKVFDGVILGRSLQWWAFLLLFIGFIIKVPSVPVHTWLPDAHVEAPTPISMILAGVLLKMGGYGILRICYPICPHGGYDLMWVVCSLGVISMVYGAFAALAQKDFKRMVAYSSVSHMGYVLLGIGVWSATKGNAYVADYWNMGVQGAMFQMIGHGVSSAGMFFMVGIIYDRVHHRNLEEFGGLFGKMPVYTAMAMGLFFAGLGLPALCGFIGEVLVVLSVWKFSMLLAVVSAAVVILTAAYILWALQRVYLGAEYKGPHGDHITPSNGRENLIGITLLLFAILFGIMPYQTVLKYMDKTITRQTSDLAKWTRDVKQPELTLKEQEKTAPTTPPTANAALQPAAVEVVSSGSDQ, encoded by the coding sequence ATGGATCCCGCACTGCTCCTCCTATCGCTGATCGTATTCCTCCCCGTGATCGCGGCGATTGTCATCGCGTTCATTCCAGCCAATCAGGTAGACGGCATCCGCTACGTCACCCTGGCTGCCACGGCGGCGGTTCTCGCGCTATGCGGCTTCGTTTTCTTCGGCAACCAAGGAACGAACTACGACATCGCTCAGGCCCAGATGCAGGATACGTTCAACGTCGGCTGGATTCCGTCGTTTGACATCGAGTACTACATGGGCGTCGATGGCATCAGCTTTCCGCTGGTCATGCTGACTGCCTTCGTCAGCTTGCTCGCATGCGGGGCCAGCTGGTCGATCACGAAGTACATCAAGGGTTACTGCATTCTGTTCCTGCTGCTCGAAACGGGCATGCTGGGCGTGTTCATGGCCCTCGATTTCTTCCTGTTCTATGTGTTCTGGGAAGTGATGCTGCTGCCGATGTACTTTCTCATCGGCGTGTGGGGTGGTCCTCGCAAGGAATACGCAGCTATCAAGTTCTTCTTGTACACGCTGCTCGGCTCGGTGCTGATGCTCATCGCCATCCTGATGCTCTATTTCGCCGGCGATCTGCAAACGCTGAAGGATCAATACGTTGCTCAGGCCGATGACGCCGAACGGCCGATTCGCTGGTCGGAATTGAATCTGGGCGATGCTGTCAATGCGAAGCTTGGCGTGAAAACGCTCGGCCGCGGCGACAATTCGGTAGTGCTGATTCGTAAGAGCGAAGGCGCCGCCCGAGCCCTAGAAGTGAAAGTGGCTCCTGGCGATGTGACTGCTGCGAACTTTGACGCGACCGGCAATGTCCTCTCGCTGATGCTCGCCAAAGATGCCAAGGCCGCTGATGTGGCCACGGCCATCAACGGCAATGCAGCCGCCGCGAACATCGTGGTGGCTAAGGGTGGTGATGGCAGCCTGTCGACGGCAGAACAAGCCGTTTCGTTGCCGGCGTTCAAGGTGCCGACTCGCGACGCCAATGGCGTACCTGTCGAGAAGGTCCATACGTTCAACTTGCTCGCCTTGGCCGCGCTCGGTCAGCACACCAAGGTTTTTGATGGTGTGATCCTCGGTCGTTCGCTGCAATGGTGGGCCTTCCTGCTGCTGTTCATCGGCTTCATCATCAAGGTGCCGTCGGTTCCGGTTCACACCTGGTTGCCTGACGCTCACGTCGAAGCTCCCACGCCGATCTCGATGATTCTGGCCGGCGTGCTCTTGAAGATGGGTGGCTACGGCATCCTTCGCATCTGCTATCCGATCTGCCCCCACGGCGGTTACGACCTGATGTGGGTCGTCTGCTCGCTGGGCGTGATCAGCATGGTCTATGGCGCCTTCGCAGCTCTCGCTCAGAAGGACTTCAAGCGGATGGTCGCTTATAGCTCGGTCAGCCACATGGGTTATGTGCTGCTGGGCATCGGCGTCTGGTCGGCGACGAAGGGCAATGCCTATGTCGCGGATTACTGGAACATGGGCGTGCAAGGCGCGATGTTCCAAATGATCGGTCACGGCGTGAGCTCGGCCGGCATGTTCTTTATGGTCGGCATCATTTATGACCGGGTGCATCACCGCAACCTGGAAGAATTCGGTGGCCTGTTCGGCAAAATGCCGGTTTATACCGCGATGGCGATGGGCTTGTTCTTCGCTGGTCTCGGTTTGCCCGCTCTCTGCGGATTCATCGGCGAAGTGCTGGTAGTCCTCTCGGTTTGGAAGTTCAGCATGCTGCTCGCAGTTGTCTCTGCCGCAGTGGTGATCTTGACTGCCGCTTACATCCTCTGGGCTCTGCAGCGAGTTTACCTCGGTGCCGAGTACAAGGGGCCGCACGGCGATCACATCACGCCTTCCAACGGCCGCGAAAACCTGATCGGCATCACGCTGCTCCTCTTCGCGATTCTGTTCGGCATCATGCCGTACCAGACCGTGCTGAAGTACATGGACAAGACGATTACCCGGCAGACGAGCGACCTCGCCAAGTGGACTCGCGACGTCAAGCAGCCGGAATTGACTCTGAAAGAACAGGAAAAGACTGCCCCGACGACACCACCCACCGCGAACGCTGCCTTGCAGCCCGCTGCAGTGGAAGTTGTGAGCAGTGGTTCGGACCAGTAA